In Triticum aestivum cultivar Chinese Spring chromosome 5B, IWGSC CS RefSeq v2.1, whole genome shotgun sequence, the following proteins share a genomic window:
- the LOC123111550 gene encoding D-aminoacyl-tRNA deacylase isoform X1 has protein sequence MLAKQFNSSKFAGGSVAAMPWKHAGAGRRRRMLDESPPFSMRRSPLRPRRLEGGESTDRFLDFRWICFCQEKIKWGQQHEGRWMHTGARMGAAERSRQAPSVRRPLKTNPCGLRRQAFPPPQGNYHLNLINSHSFEAARSRAGGGGHSFEAARSRAGGGGGESEKMVILVVATASDPASIGPAAAFLAMPGWSPGPPIPEGMESFTNGNVRLLKHERSIVAEDDLDRRWQEATGEAVSEVIFLSKHTAVSNRPALTVHPIGVPHLREDETPPQGGRPGWAAVPNPRIGPWFRLMQKVAADQGLVPEFEITLEATHHGPLTSTPTMFVEIGSTQEYWGRQDAAQAIALVLWKGLGLEEGNAVGTWLGSGEKVLLGIGGGHYAPRHTDIVIKDGVWVGHLLSGYSLPMDAPPQVNGKSSGEVGGMWKHSIKVSYEATKAGFPGGEVIAHLDQKSFKGWQKNAITSYLQEQNIRIGKPNDFLCTKT, from the exons ATGTTGGCGAAGCAATTCAATTCCTCCAAGTTCGCCGGCGGCAGCGTTGCGGCCATGCCTTGGAAACACGCCGGGGCTGGAAGAAGGAGACGCATGCTTGATGAAAGCCCGCCATTCTCCATGCGCAGATCTCCGCTGAGGCCTCGCCGGCTTGAGGGAGGGGAAAGTACAGATCGATTTCTTGATTTTAGATGGATTTGTTTTTGTCAAGAAAAAATTAAGTGGGGCCAGCAACATGAGGGCCGTTGGATGCAtacgggagcacggatgggagcagcCGAGCGGAGCAGGCAAGCCCCGTCCGTGCGCCGCCCCCTGAAAACCAATCCCTGCGGTCTGCGGCGTCAAGCTTTCCCCCCACCACAAGGAAACTACCATCTCAATTTAATAAACTCCCACAGCTTTGAGGCGGCGAGAAGcagagccggaggaggaggccACAGCTTTGAGGCGGCGAGAAgcagagccggaggaggaggaggggaatcGGAGAAGATGGTTATTCTCGTGGTAGCGACGGCGTCGGACCCGGCGTCCATCGGCCCCGCCGCCGCGTTCCTGGCCATGCCTGGCTGGTCCCCCGGCCCGCCCATCCCC GAGGGGATGGAGAGCTTTACAAATGGGAATGTTAGGTTATTGAAGCATGAACGCAGCATTGTTGCAGAGGATGATCTTGACCGTCGGTGGCAGGAAGCCACTGGAGAGGCTGTTTCCGAGGTCATATTCCTCAGTAAACACACTGCAGTCTCCAACCGCCCTGCACTCACTGTCCATCCAATCG GTGTGCCACATCTGAGGGAGGATGAGACCCCCCCTCAAGGTGGGAGGCCTGGATGGGCAGCGGTGCCAAACCCTCGAATTGGCCCATGGTTCCGGTTGATGCAAAAGGTTGCTGCAGACCAAGGTCTTGTTCCAGAGTTTGAG ATTACACTTGAAGCTACTCACCATGGACCACTTACCAGTACACCCACGATGTTTGTTGAGATAG GAAGTACACAAGAATACTGGGGTAGACAAGATGCTGCGCAGGCCATTGCTCTA GTTCTATGGAAAGGTCTTGGTCTTGAGGAAGGAAATGCTGTTGGAACTTGGCTGGG GAGTGGTGAGAAGGTTCTACTAGGTATCGGTGGTGGTCACTACGCCCCTCGTCATACGGATATTGTCAT CAAAGATGGTGTCTGGGTGGGTCATCTCCTGTCTGGTTACTCTTTGCCAATGGACGCTCCGCCTCAAGTAAATGGAAAGAGTTCTGGTGAGGTTGGTGGTATGTGGAAGCATTCCATCAAAGTTTCGTATGAAGCCACAAAGGCAGGATTTCCTGGTGGTGAAGTTATAGCACATCTTGATCAGAA GAGCTTCAAGGGGTGGCAAAAGAACGCTATCACGAGCTATTTGCAGGAGCAAAATATCAGGATAGGGAAACCCAATGATTTCCTCTGCACAAAAACTTGA
- the LOC123111550 gene encoding D-aminoacyl-tRNA deacylase isoform X2: MESFTNGNVRLLKHERSIVAEDDLDRRWQEATGEAVSEVIFLSKHTAVSNRPALTVHPIGVPHLREDETPPQGGRPGWAAVPNPRIGPWFRLMQKVAADQGLVPEFEITLEATHHGPLTSTPTMFVEIGSTQEYWGRQDAAQAIALVLWKGLGLEEGNAVGTWLGSGEKVLLGIGGGHYAPRHTDIVIKDGVWVGHLLSGYSLPMDAPPQVNGKSSGEVGGMWKHSIKVSYEATKAGFPGGEVIAHLDQKSFKGWQKNAITSYLQEQNIRIGKPNDFLCTKT, from the exons ATGGAGAGCTTTACAAATGGGAATGTTAGGTTATTGAAGCATGAACGCAGCATTGTTGCAGAGGATGATCTTGACCGTCGGTGGCAGGAAGCCACTGGAGAGGCTGTTTCCGAGGTCATATTCCTCAGTAAACACACTGCAGTCTCCAACCGCCCTGCACTCACTGTCCATCCAATCG GTGTGCCACATCTGAGGGAGGATGAGACCCCCCCTCAAGGTGGGAGGCCTGGATGGGCAGCGGTGCCAAACCCTCGAATTGGCCCATGGTTCCGGTTGATGCAAAAGGTTGCTGCAGACCAAGGTCTTGTTCCAGAGTTTGAG ATTACACTTGAAGCTACTCACCATGGACCACTTACCAGTACACCCACGATGTTTGTTGAGATAG GAAGTACACAAGAATACTGGGGTAGACAAGATGCTGCGCAGGCCATTGCTCTA GTTCTATGGAAAGGTCTTGGTCTTGAGGAAGGAAATGCTGTTGGAACTTGGCTGGG GAGTGGTGAGAAGGTTCTACTAGGTATCGGTGGTGGTCACTACGCCCCTCGTCATACGGATATTGTCAT CAAAGATGGTGTCTGGGTGGGTCATCTCCTGTCTGGTTACTCTTTGCCAATGGACGCTCCGCCTCAAGTAAATGGAAAGAGTTCTGGTGAGGTTGGTGGTATGTGGAAGCATTCCATCAAAGTTTCGTATGAAGCCACAAAGGCAGGATTTCCTGGTGGTGAAGTTATAGCACATCTTGATCAGAA GAGCTTCAAGGGGTGGCAAAAGAACGCTATCACGAGCTATTTGCAGGAGCAAAATATCAGGATAGGGAAACCCAATGATTTCCTCTGCACAAAAACTTGA